The region AAAGCACCATCATCACCACCACTACGACCGAAATGCAAAACGTCTGGTTCACGTTGAGAAAGTAAAGGAATGGCAAGTTCAATAATACTGAGGCGGACGACACGATCTTCTTCTGCTTCCACATCACTAATTGATGGTCTCCTCCGAATCGGAGGGTCATCAAGGTCCTATGCAAAGATTGCAGTGGGAACAGATATAGTATCGGCTGCACCCGATGTCTCTCTCCAGAAATCCAGGACCTGGGACGAAGGTGTCTCCTCTAAGTTCTCCACTACTCCTCTTAAAGACATTTTCAAGGTTTATATTATCATccctttgattttcaaactctttttttaagagattatttattttagttgctTATTTCTGTTtaattttcacattttcagGGGAAGAAAGTTGTGATATTTGGTCTGCCTGTaagtaattttatgtttaattttactAATGATGCAGTAATATTAAGTGACAAAATTGGTATGTTATGTTACAAAATAGGGAGCACATACAGGGGTTTGTTCACAGCAGCATGTTCCAAGTTACACAAAGAATTTTGATAAGTTTAAAGCTAAAGGCATTGATTCTGTGATTTGTGTGGCTGTTAATGATCCTTATGTTCTCAATGCCTGGGCTGAAAAGCTTCAAGCTAATGATTCTGTAAGTGAATTCtcttatttctttattttggtttgtgtttgaaattgaatttgtgtgctaagtgattttttttttttttagttttctccACTAATTGTGTGAATTTGCATATGGTCTTTTTATGTCGAATCTGGGCTTCAAAATCCACGTGAAGTGCTATAGTGAAGAAGTTTTGAAAGAATAAAAGGTTATCACATAATTGTTTAGCTAAGGTGCACAACAACGCACGTAAAAGCTTTTATGCATTCGAATTGTTCCAATTCGTCACTGTTCGTTCGTAGATGTTAATGATAATCCATTGAGTGTACATACAGTTCATAGGTAATGGAAATTCTATGAAAATTTTGCGTGGATGTTGATACACTAGTCCAGCTCCTCGGCAGATATCCTTATCTAGTAACATATGATCACCTCACTAAGATTGTGGCTTGCCGAGTCTAAGTAACATTTCTTGCTAGTCTGCATATGATTGCCATAACGACAGCCACCTCACTAAGATTGCATTGGCATACTCTGAACAGGAAAAATAGCTCAGACAATTTCTTTCCTTTCCatatttagttaaaattagtgATGGTTGGTGATAAATTGTTATAAGTTTCCTGTTTTCCATTTCTTACTTTAGTTATTTCCCAATACAGATTGAATTTTATGGGGACTTTGATGGTAGCTTTCACAAAAGCTTGGAGCTAGATAAAGATCTCTCCGTTGCTTTGCTTGGACCCCGCTCTCATAGGTACACTAATCTTTTTCTCCTTTTACTCgacaatgtttggattttggaCAGCATTTAGAACTTTGGCTATAGTTTAGCCATTTGGGTAATAGGCTTTGACTGGTTAGATTCAAAAAGGTTTTTGTTCTGTTTAAcattattcttttcttttttcatggTTCGAAATGGAAATGTTGTACTTGTATCGGTTTCAGATCTTACATTTGAGAGCaaaatgatttgttttgaacCTCAATGTGTTTTAATATGGTTTTGTGTAGATGGTCAGCATATGTGGAAGACGGAAATGTTAAGGTCCTTAATTTGGAGGAAGCTCCGTCGGACTTCAAGGTATCTGGTGCTGAGGTTATATTGGGACAAATATAATGCTGCTTTACTTTCATTTCTACTCCGTGAAAGTCCAAAACTTTTTGCTAGGTATGATTTCCTGTTGAAATGTTAATTCCAGAGCTATGGTAGACATGCCTAATAAAATTGCTCATGTTTTGTTATGAGAATAAATCGGCTACCCTTG is a window of Mercurialis annua linkage group LG2, ddMerAnnu1.2, whole genome shotgun sequence DNA encoding:
- the LOC126667246 gene encoding peroxiredoxin-2F, mitochondrial encodes the protein MASSIILRRTTRSSSASTSLIDGLLRIGGSSRSYAKIAVGTDIVSAAPDVSLQKSRTWDEGVSSKFSTTPLKDIFKGKKVVIFGLPGAHTGVCSQQHVPSYTKNFDKFKAKGIDSVICVAVNDPYVLNAWAEKLQANDSIEFYGDFDGSFHKSLELDKDLSVALLGPRSHRWSAYVEDGNVKVLNLEEAPSDFKVSGAEVILGQI